In Chlorocebus sabaeus isolate Y175 chromosome 5, mChlSab1.0.hap1, whole genome shotgun sequence, one genomic interval encodes:
- the HSBP1 gene encoding heat shock factor-binding protein 1: MAETDPKTVQDLTSVVQTLLQQMQDKFQTMSDQIIGRIDDMSSRIDDLEKNIADLMTQAGVEELEGENKIPATQKS, from the exons ATGGCCGAGACTGACCCCAAGACCGTGCAGGACCTCACCTCGGTG GTGCAAACACTCCTGCAGCAGATGCAAGATAAATTTCAGACCATGTCTGACCAGATCATTGGGAGAA TTGATGATATGAGTAGTCGCATTGATGATCTGGAGAAGAACATCGCAGACCTCATGACACAGGCTGGGGTGGAAGAACTGGAAGGTGAAAACAAGATTCCTGCCACACAAAAGAGTTGA